TACCGCCCCGAACGGGTCATCGAGCTCATCCGCTACTACAAGCCCGACGTGTGCCTGCTTCAGGAAGTCGACGAGGGCGTGCGTCGCTCGAACTACCACCGGCAGGTGGACTTCATCGGCGAGAACGTCGGCCTGCGCCACCGCGTGTTCTCGGTCACCCACAAGCTGCGCGGCGGCAACGGCCACTATGGCAACGCGATCCTCTCGCGCTGGCCGCTCTTCGATGAGCACAACATCGATCTGACCATCGGCATTCGCAAGAAACGCGGCTGCATCTACGCGCGCGCCCGCGTTCGTTTTGACAGCGGCAAGAGCCGCACGCTGGGGCTCTACAACCTGCACCTGGGACTTGCCGGCTCCGAGCGGGCCAAGCAGCTCGAGCGTTTCATCTCCAGTCACCCCTTCCAGGGACTCCACGCCCGCACGCCCGTCGTGCTGGGCGGCGACTTCAACGACGTGTGGGGAACCCTCGGCAAGCGCTTCCTCGAGCCCGTGGGCTTCAGCCGCGCCGGCGAACGGGTCAATACCTTCCCCGCGCGGCTTCCGGTGCGACCGCTCGACGGCCTCTGGATACGCGGCGAGGCCGGCGCCGAGCGAGGATTTCCCTCGCGCCACCACCTCGCGCGCGAGGCCTCGGATCACCTGCCACTGATCGCCGAGATCAATTTGAACCCCATGAAACGCTAGGGCCCGTTGCCGGCGCGATTCCGGCATCCCTG
This genomic window from Chrysiogenia bacterium contains:
- a CDS encoding endonuclease/exonuclease/phosphatase family protein, with amino-acid sequence MKVTVLTWNIHKGIGGVDRKYRPERVIELIRYYKPDVCLLQEVDEGVRRSNYHRQVDFIGENVGLRHRVFSVTHKLRGGNGHYGNAILSRWPLFDEHNIDLTIGIRKKRGCIYARARVRFDSGKSRTLGLYNLHLGLAGSERAKQLERFISSHPFQGLHARTPVVLGGDFNDVWGTLGKRFLEPVGFSRAGERVNTFPARLPVRPLDGLWIRGEAGAERGFPSRHHLAREASDHLPLIAEINLNPMKR